Genomic window (Vigna unguiculata cultivar IT97K-499-35 chromosome 10, ASM411807v1, whole genome shotgun sequence):
ATATTTTATGTGTTGCACCTTTACTCTATATGCTGCCTGCACCCCAATTTTGGCTACCCACACCTATATTTCATGTTTTATCTGAGCTCTCATGATTTTacatatagatttttttaaatcaaagttACATTTTAATATTGGAGATTGTGAGATTgttaattatcatgttaagtTTCATATTTActtgataattataatttttatttgatttaaataaaatttaattatcatgttaagtcTTAGACTTacttgataaataaatatttcgtTCTTAAAAAGTATTTTGATTGTCATTTCAAGTCTTAAAACcttacttgataattaaatatttcactattgaataaaattaattattatgttaagtCTCAGACTTacttgataatttaatttttcacctgattaaaaaataataattgtcgTATCTAGTtttggatttgcttgataattatcttttatcacgTTGAGCTCAGATTTACTtgatacattaaaaaatatattaatcaaatcAAGGTTTTTCTATATAGTTTGTTTGTTAAAGAACTAACtatgatttctcattttgaatgagaatacgtaagAGCAAGGTTAAACACCTTGTCAGGcccaattaaaaattttaaaaaaattaaaaaaatgttttctttattcACATTTTTCTACCTTATTTGAGTTTTtggtaaaaacaaatatttgaaaatttccttagccttgcacacttaattaaagagaaCCGTCTTATGATGGTTTTATGATGGAcatgtggggtgctaataccttctccACTTGTAAACAACTCCTAAATTCAAACTGGTTTTGTAGACCATTTGTTTCTtaggttttccatagtttttcttgataaattatGGTGGTGATTCCCATtctaaaatttacatttttaaaatcgATTAATTTTGGTTGTCTTCCCGTCGCGATTTTGCAATTGCGATAGATAGCGAAAACTTTTAAATGTTGAGTGAAAGGGATTTGATCAAATGGTTTTGTGTTGAGTAAGTTAGTTGTTGTATGATTTTGATATATCAATTTATTCTatctaaagatattttttagCTAAATGGTAGTATTTTGACATTAGAAGGAAGCAAGATTGCTAAGATAGACCAATTTGATGATCTAATATATTTGTGAAgttcttaaaattatatagaCTTGTTGAGTGAGCTAGGCATTCACTGAATgagaattcaaaatttaaaatccaaagAGCTTAGGTCATTTCACTCGCTAAGCAAGCCAACACCCAATGGAGCCTTATAAGTAAGGCTCCCAAGATTTGGATCATTGGGCGAGTAAACCGCTCGCTGAGAAAAattcatttcattaaattatgtaGAACTTTGGGTTGTTAGGCCAATATAATCTTGACGTgtgaactatttttttgttgagaGCTTATAGTACTTGCTTGTTGGGTTGGCCAATATCTACActaagaaattttgaaattttaaaattcggaGAGCTTAGAGAAAAGTAGTTGTTAGGCAAGTTAAACGTTCATTAGACGAGTATACCTTCAGAGGTGTCTCACTGAGTGAGTCATGTAACACCTCAATTTTTCATGTGTCTAAGTTTCATAACTACATAAATAATCCCATTCCAAATCGctactaaaaaaatatcaaatgtatATTACTTGCCCAAATATGAAAGACTCAGCTTTGTCTCGTTGGGCAAGCATGTGTACTCGTTGAGTTAGaaggaaatattttataaataaaaataaataattttaaggttttaaaataaaatgtgggtTTGTGGTCAAATAAAGCTAGGATGTTAACCAAAATTGACTGTGAGATGTAAGTGGGACGAAGTAGAGTTTAACACTACAGGGAAATTATGTATTATCCATAGACACAATCTGTTGGTAATAAAAGAATTTGTTAATAACTCGAGTTTACCAACGgattatcaaaaataaaaaatctgcCAACAAAATGgttgtcaataaattttaacGACAAATCGCGAAATCTAACGGTGATTATTAATGACCACAAGTCGATGAACAATTGTTGACGAACAATTGTCGACAAATATCTGCGGATAATTACTGATGTATTTTGGTCGTCAGTAAATGTTGTGACTAAgtcttcttttttccttctctttttttttttttcttcttcctcttcttcctcctctcctCCTCTTCATTTTTCTGTTCCTCTTCCTCGTtttcctcctcttcctccttcaactccaatAGCCATTACCGTTGACGCGAACTGTCGTTGACATGCCACCACCATCGACATACTTCTACCGCCATTGTGCCTCCTTTTGCTCatcctctttttctttctccttcttctcgTCCATTTGttcttattcttttattcttcttattCTCACACATCTTCgcttaatatatataaaaaatctcatCAAACTTGTCGATAAATTTGTCGTTCATTTTAACAATGGATTTGTTGACAAACAAATTTGTCGACAATACAAATTATCGAAGAATTTGACCTTtgattcaataataaaaatgttaatttattgacaaatcttactaacaaattttatagataaattaatttcatgtgtaattattttcacACTTCCACCGAAATATCCTTAACTGAACCGTTAAAAACTTATTccaaaaagagataaaaataaatgaatttggCCTCTCTCaataaactttttcttataCATATGAAAATCGAGACACTTTAACGGACTCGATTATCTTAACcttaaaagtaaacaaaaatgtaaaaattaaaagacaatTTCTTTACACATTGCTTAAGAAACTAACAAGAAATTGAGATGCAGAAAAACAAGTTTCACATAACATTTTAGAGTACTGTTATACCTTAATCAATGCACACTGTGTTGAAAATACTGAATAGCAACTCTTGAACAAGACCCCAGTCAAAGTCAAAGTTTTGAAggaggaaaagagaaagaaatatttaaagtacCTTAAACTTCAACTCTTAAGTCATATGATACTATTAGACATAAACAGACCAGATTAAAAAATGGTAGGCAGAAAGCAAAAGTATTAATTGAAAACAATAATCACATTATTTGAAACATAATTGAAATCCCATCAGAGGAAGAAAATGATCCTTCTGACAAGGACTAATGAGGAAATGTTGGCAACTGCATTACTTGAAAGAAGTTGAATTGTTTGAGTGATGAATACATACACAGATAGATAGAGTGACAGACTAAGTTGTAATTCCGTCCAGAATCTGTGGGCAAATTTGTTGACTGCAAAAATGTCATTTGGCAAACCAAAAACTGAAATTGATGTTGCCTATAAATTGCAAACCCCGAGGTGAATCCTGACCTCAACACAACACTCTCAAACTCAACTCACACCATAACTTCAATACATAAACAAATACACACTGCTACCTTCTCTCACACACCACCAAGATTCTTAGGTagatatattcatttttttttttctactattttcttGTCTGCAATCATATCTGTAACCTTTTCAACAGTGACTTTCATTGAAACTCTTTTTCAAATTCTTGGCCATATAcctgtttaataattttttaaggaaaattttcaatttcagctTAGCTCTGATGTTACATCTTTCTTCTAGTGGCTTCTGGTTGTGTAACAAGACAGGGTTGTAGGAGTCCCAGAAAACCAGATGAAATTttctctgttttctttttttttttgtatttggaacCGAATATGATATGTTATTATTgacttttgtgttatttttatcataacatGTCTCTTTTTgtattcattaaaatatttcactTGTGATTGGTGAGCTTTATGATGGGATACGATATGCTTCAATTTTGCTTTCCTAGTTGTGTCTTCTGGTTGAATCTCTCTAACCCAATTCAGGCAGTTTCTCTTTCTCTGCAAAAGGGTATTTCAAACATTAATCTTTACGGAACCCACTTTTTGTTTCGTCCTTTTACCCTTCCAGGACTACTTTTTGGTTCCCTttgacttttttgtttttaccttTCTTTTTTGGTTGTTTCTATGCGTGCGTGGTAATGGTAAGTGGTAACTTAAAATTACTTCCTATATTGAATTTTCTTCCTTGGATCTCCATGTTTTATGGGCTTGTTTCTTTGCTTCACACGAACTTAGTATTTGAAGGCTGAAGATTTTTCAATTTTCGTATTGGTGTTTGGGACAGATCTTCTTTGGAATAATGTAGTTGACTTTAACAAAGGAGGAAAAGCCAAAGATCGAAGTTCATAATTTTCTCTCTGATATTTGTTCCTGGCTTTGTTGTTTCGTTTTCTTGGTTCATCGCTTGCCAATTTGgttgttttctttcattttctacaTCGTTGTCCACAGTTTTAACGTTTCCCTTTGTTTTGGTCATTCCAATGGTTCAGAGTATCATTTGAAAGCGCATTTGTCCGATTTCTAGCATTTATTTTTCGGAATTTATTAATCTGTGTCCTATTGCCACCAAAACAAGGATTGAAGATCACAGCACCAAAAAAATGCCAATTTTGATATTAAGTCAAATAAGCATAAAACCTCAATTAATTGTGTTGTTTGgctttattcatatttttcttctgGTATGCAATAAGATAACCTTATTCTTGTTGTTTGCCTTTGTCAGAATTGTTTCTTTATGCAAATCAATTATCCCCATACCTCCTTTTTTTTAGCTCTTCAAGAACATTTATGGGGTTAAATGGTCACAACTCAATTCTTATTGCTCCTCCATGTATAATCGAgtagtttcttttttcttcttttgtaataGCTGCAGCTGAAGCACTGTAAAGATGTTGGAGAAAGTGGAAGAGTTTAACATGGAGAGAGTGATAGAGGAATTTGAGAGGGTAACAAAGGATGCTGAGAGGATTCAAAGGGAAACACTGAAAAAGATTCTGGAAGATAACGCTTCTGCTGAGTACTTAATGAATTTGGGTCTAAATGGAAGAACTGACCCTGAGAGTTTCAAGGCCTTTGTTCCACTGGTCACTCACAAGGACTTGGAACCTTACATCAATAGAATACTTGATGGAGATACTTCTTCTGTTCTCACCGGCAAACCAATCACAACTATGTCTTTGAGGTCAGTTTGTTTCAAATAAGTAGTTGAATTTGCAGTTCAAATCCTGAAAAGGGAGAAAATTTGTATTCTTGCAGTTCTGGCACTACTCAGGGAAAGCCAAAGTTTGTACCGTGGAATGAGGAACTGTTTGACACCACATTGCAGATATATCACACTTCTTTTGCCTTCAGAAACAGgttttcaatttcatctccTGTTTATCCTTTTCCTCAATGATTTTTTGTACTAGTTGGAAATAACAACCGACAACAATTCCATGATGTAGGGAATTTCCCATGAACAATGGCAAAGCCTTGGGCTTTGTTTACAGCAGCAAGCAGTTCAAGACAGAAGGGGGTGTTCTAGCAGGAACTGCCACAACCAATGTGTTTCGCAGTCCAGGGTTCAGGACTGCAATGAAGGCCATTCAGTCCCCATTTTGCAGCCCTGATGAAGTTATATTTGGTCCTGATTTTCACCAATCACTGTACTGTCACCTCTTGTGTGGACTAATCTTCAGGGAAGAAATTCAAATGGTGTCTTCCACCTTTGCACACAGCATTGTGAGTGCTTTTAGGACCTTTGAGCAAGTGTGGGAGGAGCTTTGTCTTGACATCAAAGAAGGGGTGCTGAGCAGCAAGGTCACAGTGCCCTCTGTTAGGACAGCCATGTCTAAGTTGCTGAAACCTGACCCTGAGCTGGCCAACTTGATCCACAATAAGTGCATGGGACTGAGCAACTGGTATGGCCTAATACCAGAGCTTTTCCCAAATGTGAAGTATGTTTATGGCATCATGACTGGGTCAATGGAACCTTATTTAAAGAAGTTGAGGCATTATGCTGGAGAAGTGCCTTTGTTGACTTCAGATTATGGATCTTCTGAAGGGTGGATAGCCACCAACGTGAAACCAAGAGTGCCACCTGAATTGGCCACCTACACTGTTCTTCCTCAAATTGGCTACTTTGAATTCATCCCTCTGACAGAAACTAATGCAGATGACAGTTTCCTTTGTATGGATCCTAAGCTTGTGGGGCTCACTGATGTGAAGGTTGGTGAGGAGTACGAGATAGTCATCACCAATCCAGCAGGTATTCAAACTCTTCTCGTGCAATTTTTTGTGTTCCAATTAATGAATCAGGACTAAGAATCCATCATTATGACCGTTCCTGAAACCATCTCTTTCTTCTGTCAAAATTGGAAATTTTGATGTTGCCatagtattttttaattctaatctTTTTTGAGGGAGAAGGGTTAAAAGGTTCTGTTTCTTTTTATGCTTCTTGACATGACCTACATGGGACCAACTTTAAGAAAAAGAATTCCTTGGGGATTTCCAAAGTAACATATAGTACATACCTAATCACATTAATATTTGTACCATTCGGAAATAGGTCCATTCTTAGTTGCTGGCATCTAGTTTTGGATTTAGGCTACGTGTGGATCTGTCTCTTCACAAACACCCATTGAatagaaaaataggaaaaagattttaaattgatttcattatatgttaaaattagtttatatataatttataaatgttactgtatgaaattcatattttttttcttctaaaagttCATCCAAACATATCTTTACTTGCACTTGTTTCGTGCTTCTGACAATACTTTGACTTATCTGCATGTCCTTTGTTTGTCATATTTACATGCATTCTGTAATACAGACTATGCTGTCACAACAATACAATAGTACAACCAATCTTTTTCCTACTATATAGAATTCACAGCATGGATCAAAGAACCCTGCAACTTTTATTCcctattaaattcatttttcccCTCTTCCTGTATTAATTAAGTTGTTCTTCATCTACATTGAGTACAATTGTGTATGCATCATACATACAGATTTTGAAAGATATCTTACCCTACTCTAACaggtaaaacaaaaaatacaataaacacAATGCACAGTAGTACATTGCAGATGGAGTACTGATATTATGCTTAGCtaaattttaaggtttttcctggtatttgtatatatgtatatgcatgtatATGTACATGTATACATTGGTAAACCTATGTGTACATGTACGTGGGCACAcctcttttttgttaaaattattactaagcgtatgaaaaatttattttgcactctaatcttatatatttgtttctctGAACATATTGTTTCCACTGACTTAAGATCTTAGATTCGacattgtatgtatatattgataattaatGATATAACTTAATCTAATTTGCAGGCTTGTACAGGTACCGGCTTGGAGATGTGGTGAAGGTTGTGGGGTTCCATAACTCAGCTCCAGAAGTAAAGTTTGTTAGGCGCAACAATCTTTTGCTTAACATCAACATTGACAAGAACACAGAGAAAGATTTACAGATAGCTGTGGAAGCAGCATCGCAGTTGTTAGCAGAGGAGAATTTAGAAGTTATAGACTACACAAGCCACATAGATTTGTCCAAAGAGCCAGGGCATTATGTTATATTCTGGGAAATCAGTGGAGAAGCAAGTGAAGAAGTTCTTGGTGGATGCTGCAACTGCATGGACAAGTCTTTTGTTGATGCTGGCTACACTAGTTCTCGCAAAGTCAACTGCATTGGTGCCCTTGAACTCCGAGTTGTGAGGAGAGGAACATTCCAGAAGATTCTGGAACATTACGTGGCACTTGGATCTGCTGCAAATCAGTTCAAGACTCCAAGATACATAGGCCCTACAAACACCAGAGTGTTGCAAATATTGAATGAAAATGTTGTCAAAAACTATCTTAGTACTGCCTtcaactaaataataataataataatggtaataGCAATAAATTATGATAGTAATAATTAGCAGTGATAGCTATCTATATATAGTTTCCTTTCTCACGTGAATAAAAGTTTACCTTATGTCTACTTTTGTTCCCATGCTCAATTCTTTATGTTCTTCCTGACACAGCCCAGGCACACCTCTGTCATCCTTAGCACCTCTCTTGCATCTTTTCTACAATATAATAACCACTGGTTGACCATAATAGATAGAAATCCACATGTTTGGTTGGAACTAAAATCTGATTTGTGCTAACTTTTAATAATGTTGGATATAAAGACCACAGTTGTCGGGAATAAAGGTGAAGGATCATATGAATGTGTTGATGGCCCTATGAAAGGTCCAATGTTTTGTTGTAGTGCAACAAGGTTGTATCCATAGAGATTTGTAACTAGATCAGTATTCTATGATTTGACTCAAAGTTTGGCAATGGAACAATAGATGAGTTttggtttttatattattaaagataAACTAGATAAATATGAGAGAGGTGATGTTGATTAGGACGTTGGGATTGAACTTGACATCTTAACTTTAACTCTACTACCATTTAATTATCtatatattatgtaatttatCTTAATGTTCTTGGAAATATGCTTACTTGTAGATCAAACCACATGTTTGTGAGAGAGAATCTAAGGGTGTTAGACGTAAGATTTTCCAATCCAGGTGGAGGAACCATTGCTTTAAAAACAAGACTCTTTAAACCAACTAAACCTACATATCCATGTCTGATATATGCCAAGGATTAGGAGACTTGATTGGATATAAACACCAGACCAAATGTCTTTACATCTAGTGCTGATGAGATATGATGATTGGCCAAATCACCACGTAGTAAACAACATGTAAACAAgaacacaatatatatatatatatatatatatatatatacatatatacatatatacatatatatatatacatatatacatatatatatatatatatgtatatatgtatatatatatgtatatatatatatgtatatatgtatatatatatatatatatatatatatatatatatatatatatatataaaatcaagtGCAATACATAGAGAGTTTAGGAATTACATTAAATCCCAACTATAAAGGAATTAGTTGCTCATGATGATGAATGCAA
Coding sequences:
- the LOC114166795 gene encoding jasmonic acid-amido synthetase JAR1-like gives rise to the protein MLEKVEEFNMERVIEEFERVTKDAERIQRETLKKILEDNASAEYLMNLGLNGRTDPESFKAFVPLVTHKDLEPYINRILDGDTSSVLTGKPITTMSLSSGTTQGKPKFVPWNEELFDTTLQIYHTSFAFRNREFPMNNGKALGFVYSSKQFKTEGGVLAGTATTNVFRSPGFRTAMKAIQSPFCSPDEVIFGPDFHQSLYCHLLCGLIFREEIQMVSSTFAHSIVSAFRTFEQVWEELCLDIKEGVLSSKVTVPSVRTAMSKLLKPDPELANLIHNKCMGLSNWYGLIPELFPNVKYVYGIMTGSMEPYLKKLRHYAGEVPLLTSDYGSSEGWIATNVKPRVPPELATYTVLPQIGYFEFIPLTETNADDSFLCMDPKLVGLTDVKVGEEYEIVITNPAGLYRYRLGDVVKVVGFHNSAPEVKFVRRNNLLLNINIDKNTEKDLQIAVEAASQLLAEENLEVIDYTSHIDLSKEPGHYVIFWEISGEASEEVLGGCCNCMDKSFVDAGYTSSRKVNCIGALELRVVRRGTFQKILEHYVALGSAANQFKTPRYIGPTNTRVLQILNENVVKNYLSTAFN